Proteins encoded within one genomic window of Jiangella mangrovi:
- a CDS encoding LamG-like jellyroll fold domain-containing protein: protein MSDSRSGGVARRRLLQGALAAPAALAVPGLVGGGLTQTAGAAPVFPPTPAGFDPESPRFSLAVLPDTQYLFDEDRSDPQPLATTFRYLSEQRGLANVAFMTHLGDITEHGTQDEIDLADQTFEAIDGVVPFSVLAGNHDIPGGNDQRGETPYLRAFGPSRFTGSQTYGGSSPDGYNSFHVIPAAGREWLVLALDWRVSDAGLAWARGVVDAHPKLPAIVTTHDLAFADDDGAASLSGNGQRLWDGLIRGRDQIFLALGGHYWPPGRTVLRNDAGHDVHVHITNYQDRYFGGAGMIRLYQFDLVRNTIDVETFAPWFLTREAGERPPLGAEVIELTGDVDRFSLPVDFDERFAGFAPVPVPPQVPPTRVVGKDTVAYWRFDTLGLRGRVEEGATVADGAVAQDLSRKGNDLVVRRLHSTASGLLTRSLDHHDGAPTHASLRFDGGQSPDRGAVLEAVANAPINSEKFLGGYTIELFLKLPEPFEGNHAWMGIFSWQGRAGDAGKTAGYSPLEPTCSLNLSPERFLQYVLYPHVEDASPTHWSHALPVGRWFHVAVVNDGQQTVVWVEGSPITRNPRQPAHGIATLGRPFTIGATGWDLGFGQGFYGLLGDVRISKRALAPSEFLTPFE, encoded by the coding sequence ATGTCCGATTCCCGTTCCGGCGGCGTCGCCCGCCGCCGTCTCCTGCAGGGCGCCCTCGCCGCCCCCGCGGCGCTCGCCGTCCCCGGCCTGGTCGGCGGCGGCCTCACCCAGACCGCCGGGGCCGCTCCCGTCTTCCCGCCGACACCGGCCGGGTTCGACCCGGAGAGCCCGCGGTTCTCGCTCGCCGTGCTGCCGGACACGCAGTACCTGTTCGACGAGGACCGTTCCGACCCGCAGCCGCTGGCCACCACCTTCCGCTACCTCAGCGAGCAGCGCGGCCTCGCCAACGTCGCGTTCATGACCCACCTCGGCGACATCACCGAGCACGGCACGCAGGACGAGATCGACCTCGCCGACCAGACCTTCGAGGCCATCGACGGCGTCGTGCCGTTCAGCGTCCTGGCCGGCAACCACGACATCCCCGGCGGCAACGACCAGCGCGGCGAGACCCCGTACCTGCGCGCGTTCGGCCCGTCGCGCTTCACCGGCAGCCAGACCTACGGCGGCAGCTCGCCCGACGGCTACAACAGCTTCCACGTCATCCCGGCCGCCGGCCGCGAGTGGCTGGTGCTGGCCCTGGACTGGCGGGTCTCCGACGCCGGCCTCGCCTGGGCCCGCGGCGTCGTCGACGCGCACCCGAAGCTGCCGGCGATCGTCACCACGCACGACCTCGCCTTCGCCGACGACGACGGCGCCGCCTCGCTCTCCGGCAATGGGCAGCGGCTGTGGGACGGGCTGATCCGCGGCAGGGACCAGATCTTCCTGGCCCTCGGCGGGCACTACTGGCCGCCGGGGCGGACCGTGCTGCGCAACGACGCGGGGCACGACGTGCACGTGCACATCACCAACTACCAGGACCGCTACTTCGGCGGCGCCGGCATGATCCGGCTCTACCAGTTCGACCTGGTCCGCAACACCATCGACGTCGAGACGTTCGCGCCCTGGTTCCTCACCCGCGAGGCGGGGGAGCGGCCGCCGCTCGGCGCCGAGGTCATCGAGCTCACCGGCGACGTCGACCGGTTCAGCCTGCCCGTCGACTTCGACGAGCGGTTCGCCGGGTTCGCGCCGGTCCCCGTCCCGCCGCAGGTGCCGCCGACGCGCGTGGTCGGCAAGGACACCGTCGCCTACTGGCGCTTCGACACGCTCGGCCTGCGCGGCCGGGTCGAGGAGGGCGCCACCGTCGCCGACGGCGCCGTCGCCCAGGACCTCTCCCGCAAGGGCAACGACCTGGTCGTGCGCCGGCTGCACTCGACCGCGTCGGGTCTGCTCACCCGGTCGCTCGACCACCACGACGGCGCCCCGACCCACGCCAGCCTCCGCTTCGACGGCGGCCAGTCACCCGACCGCGGGGCCGTCCTCGAGGCCGTCGCGAACGCGCCGATCAACTCCGAGAAGTTCCTCGGCGGCTACACCATCGAGCTGTTCCTCAAGCTGCCCGAGCCGTTCGAGGGCAACCACGCGTGGATGGGCATCTTCAGCTGGCAGGGCCGCGCCGGCGACGCCGGCAAGACCGCCGGCTACTCGCCGCTCGAGCCGACCTGCAGCCTCAACCTGTCGCCCGAGCGGTTCCTCCAGTACGTCCTCTACCCGCACGTCGAGGACGCCTCGCCGACGCACTGGAGCCACGCCCTCCCCGTCGGCCGCTGGTTCCACGTCGCCGTCGTCAACGACGGGCAGCAGACGGTCGTGTGGGTCGAGGGCTCGCCCATCACCCGCAACCCGCGCCAGCCGGCGCACGGTATCGCGACCCTGGGCCGGCCGTTCACCATCGGCGCCACCGGCTGGGATCTCGGCTTCGGGCAGGGCTTCTATGGCCTGCTCGGCGACGTCCGCATCAGCAAGCGCGCACTGGCGCCGTCGGAGTTCCTGACGCCCTTCGAGTGA
- a CDS encoding ABC transporter permease translates to MPPPAEPPQGEPRRRVRPGVAPLVKAQLRAHWGRALALGLGVVAATSVFTVLTGATEVDRLELRGQVAAAPGTYHVLVRPPGSRSELEADRGLVRPYQLSGQFGGISLDDYDAIRDVAGVEVAAPVAMVGYVMSWTQVAVDAGPRTDGGRELLVADIVYSTDRGLTTIDQPSASYSYVTPNPISLVGELYDNSAPYGLAETMPDGSTVLVCPRRESREDIADSPATAARERAASCQSTRPGSDPAALAHQASVRRGVMLEWSFPVLVAAVDPAQEAALDDGETSPSLQALADSAPATGTGSRPVPVLVAADPDIDTQAEVTVRRLPDEAADRFAAGQSLDEVGALLATPGPVVATDTITAQRAYASLIDDARAGQSEIFVDSLWTTEPTTYDVGAGGVLKPRPVDNPQDVWRSAVRLEGFVPTPPVAADTGFRTVRPHPGPAISSGGSLPQLRIVGAFDSADFEAAEFDGAHGLPPADARSRELLGDRPLLPSGSPASYHLGPPTAFIRLSDLDTFTGSGIELADPEAPISAIRVRVEDVDGVSPVDRERVRLVADQIRAATGLDVDIVLGSAATEQTVVLPAGAFGRPELAVAETWMRQGVVAAVMQAVDHKSLALFVLVLAVSALFVANVSAASARSRRSELSVLSRVGWSRRHLLRLLLAEVVLVGVAAGLAGALVSVAIGWITGLQVTLARAVIAVPMAVFVALVAAAWPAWRASKPAVAGMLQPRVLPGQRSPVVRGVRSLAVANVVRSPGRTVLGVLAVALGCAALTALLGITLAFNGAVVGSVLGDAVSVRAREIDYVAVLVTILLSSVAVADVVFLNMRDRRAEFAVLQAVGWGDGRVRRVVLAEAALIGLTGAVAGTLTGLAIAAGLAGELRAELLVAAVTTVAGGTAVPVLASLIPAAALRRMTVASTLTRDA, encoded by the coding sequence ATGCCGCCGCCGGCTGAGCCGCCCCAGGGCGAGCCGCGGCGGCGCGTGCGGCCGGGTGTCGCCCCTCTCGTCAAGGCCCAGCTGCGGGCGCACTGGGGCCGGGCGCTGGCGCTGGGCCTGGGCGTGGTGGCAGCGACCTCCGTGTTCACCGTCCTCACCGGCGCGACGGAGGTCGACCGCCTCGAGCTGCGCGGCCAGGTCGCGGCCGCGCCCGGCACCTACCACGTGCTGGTCCGCCCACCGGGGAGCCGCAGCGAGCTCGAGGCCGACCGCGGGCTGGTGCGGCCGTACCAGCTGTCCGGCCAGTTCGGCGGCATCTCCCTCGACGACTACGACGCCATCCGCGACGTCGCCGGCGTCGAGGTGGCCGCGCCGGTCGCCATGGTCGGGTACGTCATGTCCTGGACCCAGGTGGCCGTCGACGCCGGGCCGCGCACCGACGGCGGCCGCGAGCTGCTCGTGGCCGACATCGTCTACTCCACCGACCGCGGGCTCACCACCATCGACCAGCCGTCGGCGTCGTACTCCTACGTCACCCCCAACCCGATCTCGCTGGTCGGTGAGCTGTACGACAACAGCGCGCCGTACGGGCTGGCCGAGACCATGCCCGACGGGTCCACGGTGCTGGTCTGCCCGCGGCGCGAGAGCCGCGAGGACATCGCCGACTCCCCGGCCACCGCGGCCCGCGAGCGCGCGGCCAGCTGTCAGTCGACCCGGCCCGGCTCCGACCCCGCCGCCCTGGCGCATCAGGCGTCGGTGCGGCGCGGCGTCATGCTCGAGTGGTCCTTCCCGGTCCTGGTCGCGGCCGTCGACCCCGCCCAGGAGGCGGCGCTGGACGACGGCGAGACGTCGCCGTCGCTGCAGGCGCTGGCCGACTCCGCGCCCGCCACCGGCACCGGCAGCCGGCCGGTTCCCGTCCTGGTCGCGGCCGACCCGGACATCGACACCCAGGCCGAGGTGACGGTGCGCCGGCTGCCCGACGAGGCGGCCGACCGGTTCGCGGCCGGCCAGTCCCTGGACGAGGTCGGCGCGCTGCTGGCCACGCCGGGACCGGTCGTCGCCACGGACACCATCACGGCCCAGCGGGCCTACGCGTCGCTGATCGACGACGCCCGTGCGGGCCAGTCGGAGATCTTCGTCGACAGCCTCTGGACCACCGAGCCGACGACGTACGACGTCGGCGCCGGCGGCGTGCTGAAACCGCGCCCCGTCGACAACCCGCAGGACGTGTGGCGCTCGGCGGTGCGCCTCGAGGGGTTCGTCCCGACGCCCCCCGTCGCCGCCGACACCGGCTTCCGCACCGTCCGGCCGCACCCCGGCCCGGCCATCTCGTCCGGCGGCTCGCTGCCGCAGCTGCGCATCGTCGGCGCCTTCGACTCGGCGGACTTCGAGGCGGCCGAGTTCGACGGCGCCCACGGCCTGCCGCCGGCCGACGCGCGCAGCCGCGAGCTGCTCGGCGACCGCCCGCTCCTGCCGTCGGGCAGCCCGGCCTCCTACCACCTGGGGCCGCCGACGGCGTTCATCCGGCTCTCCGACCTCGACACCTTCACCGGATCCGGCATCGAGCTGGCCGACCCCGAGGCGCCGATCAGCGCCATCCGGGTCCGCGTCGAGGACGTCGACGGCGTCAGCCCGGTCGACCGCGAGCGGGTCCGGCTGGTGGCCGACCAGATCCGGGCGGCCACCGGGCTCGACGTCGACATCGTCCTCGGCAGCGCCGCCACCGAGCAGACCGTCGTCCTGCCGGCCGGCGCGTTCGGCCGGCCGGAGCTGGCGGTGGCCGAGACGTGGATGCGCCAGGGTGTGGTCGCCGCCGTCATGCAGGCCGTCGACCACAAGAGCCTCGCGCTGTTCGTGCTGGTCCTCGCCGTGAGCGCGCTGTTCGTCGCGAACGTCTCGGCGGCGTCGGCGCGGTCGCGGCGCAGCGAGCTGTCGGTGCTGAGCCGGGTCGGTTGGAGCCGCCGGCACCTGCTGCGGCTGCTGCTCGCCGAGGTCGTGCTGGTGGGCGTCGCCGCGGGACTCGCCGGCGCGCTGGTGTCCGTCGCCATCGGCTGGATCACCGGCCTGCAGGTCACGCTGGCGAGAGCCGTGATCGCCGTCCCGATGGCGGTGTTCGTCGCGCTCGTCGCGGCGGCCTGGCCGGCTTGGCGGGCCTCGAAACCGGCCGTCGCCGGCATGCTGCAGCCGCGGGTGCTGCCGGGCCAGCGCTCGCCGGTGGTGCGCGGGGTGCGCTCACTCGCGGTCGCCAACGTGGTGCGCTCGCCGGGACGGACGGTGCTCGGCGTGCTGGCCGTCGCCCTGGGGTGCGCCGCGCTCACCGCCCTGCTCGGCATCACGCTCGCGTTCAACGGCGCCGTCGTCGGCTCCGTGCTCGGCGACGCCGTCTCCGTCCGCGCGCGCGAGATCGACTACGTCGCCGTCCTGGTGACGATCCTGCTCTCCAGCGTCGCCGTCGCCGACGTGGTGTTCCTCAACATGCGCGACCGGCGGGCGGAGTTCGCCGTCCTCCAGGCGGTCGGCTGGGGCGACGGCCGGGTGCGCCGGGTCGTGCTCGCCGAGGCGGCGCTCATCGGACTGACCGGCGCCGTGGCCGGCACCCTGACGGGGCTGGCCATCGCTGCCGGGCTGGCCGGCGAGCTGCGGGCGGAGCTGCTCGTCGCGGCGGTCACGACCGTGGCCGGCGGCACCGCGGTGCCCGTCCTGGCCAGCCTCATCCCGGCCGCGGCGCTCCGCCGCATGACCGTGGCGTCGACCCTGACCCGGGACGCCTGA
- a CDS encoding MauE/DoxX family redox-associated membrane protein has translation MIGYVAELARWALALVFAAAVIGKLVWPDGLAGLGTTLRVGLHVPARLARPAAVALVSAEGVVAVLIAVPGLTTAGLLGAGLLSTGLTAGAVVLARRTEALPCRCFGAGSATVTWSTVLRNAGLTALAAAALALAGPADGRGAGTTVSLAALMTAAAALLTGRRMALRAPRRGHDAHHDTHGHGHDGATVTPPPSGPEAGTLAPAVPGTTGGVQLVAFASATCQGCRTGLPRLVAYARLLGGRDRVAVAIVGDAVAGADIEAAVAGVARVVGGERAEALATAYGVTMFPTYVLVGADGLVEAAAVSVDELPRPVR, from the coding sequence ATGATCGGGTACGTCGCCGAGCTGGCGCGCTGGGCACTCGCCCTGGTGTTCGCCGCGGCGGTCATCGGCAAGCTGGTCTGGCCCGACGGCCTGGCCGGCCTGGGCACCACGCTGCGTGTGGGGCTGCACGTCCCGGCCCGGCTGGCCCGACCGGCCGCGGTCGCGCTGGTCTCGGCCGAAGGGGTCGTCGCGGTCCTCATCGCCGTGCCGGGCCTGACGACGGCGGGCCTGCTGGGCGCCGGGCTGCTCAGCACGGGGCTGACGGCGGGCGCCGTCGTGCTGGCCCGGCGCACCGAGGCGCTGCCGTGCCGGTGCTTCGGCGCGGGCTCGGCCACGGTGACGTGGTCGACGGTGCTGCGCAACGCCGGCCTGACGGCGCTCGCCGCGGCCGCGCTGGCGCTGGCCGGCCCGGCCGACGGCCGGGGCGCCGGCACGACGGTGAGCCTGGCCGCGCTCATGACGGCGGCGGCCGCGCTGCTCACCGGCCGGCGGATGGCGCTGCGGGCGCCGCGCCGCGGCCACGACGCCCACCACGACACCCACGGTCATGGGCACGACGGCGCCACCGTGACGCCGCCGCCGAGTGGACCGGAGGCCGGGACGCTCGCGCCGGCGGTGCCGGGGACGACCGGCGGCGTCCAGCTGGTCGCGTTCGCCTCGGCCACCTGCCAGGGCTGCCGCACCGGGCTGCCACGGCTGGTCGCGTACGCCCGGCTGCTCGGTGGCCGCGACCGCGTGGCCGTGGCGATCGTCGGCGACGCCGTCGCGGGCGCCGACATCGAGGCCGCCGTCGCCGGAGTGGCCCGCGTGGTCGGCGGCGAGCGCGCCGAGGCCCTGGCCACGGCGTACGGCGTCACGATGTTCCCGACGTACGTGCTGGTCGGCGCCGACGGGCTGGTCGAGGCCGCCGCCGTCTCCGTCGACGAGCTGCCGCGTCCGGTGCGGTGA
- a CDS encoding ABC transporter ATP-binding protein codes for MVDVDLDVRAGESVAVVGPSGSGKSTLLHVIGAMDRPDSGTVQVGGTKVEQLSRRAAAAFRRGVGFVFQHYHLLPQLSALDNVVVPLMPIHVTFDRHERARELLDAVGLGAKSAARVGDLSGGEQQRVAIARALVARPKLLLADEPTGALDSRTGDEVLDLLAQVQSDYGMTLILATHEAAVAAQCSRLVSLRDGAVVADHALWDPQPEETLRRATGLG; via the coding sequence CTGGTCGACGTCGATCTGGACGTCCGCGCGGGCGAGTCGGTCGCCGTCGTCGGGCCGTCGGGGTCGGGCAAGTCGACCCTGCTGCACGTCATCGGCGCCATGGACCGCCCCGACTCCGGCACCGTCCAGGTGGGCGGCACCAAGGTCGAGCAGCTGTCGCGGCGCGCCGCGGCGGCGTTCCGGCGCGGCGTCGGGTTCGTCTTCCAGCACTACCACCTGCTCCCGCAGCTCAGCGCGCTCGACAACGTCGTGGTGCCGCTCATGCCCATCCACGTCACGTTCGACCGGCACGAGCGGGCGCGCGAGCTGCTGGACGCCGTCGGCCTCGGCGCGAAGTCCGCGGCCCGGGTCGGCGACCTCTCCGGCGGCGAGCAGCAGCGTGTCGCCATCGCCCGCGCGCTGGTCGCGCGGCCCAAGCTGCTGCTGGCCGACGAGCCCACCGGCGCCCTCGACTCCCGCACCGGCGACGAGGTGCTCGACCTGCTCGCCCAGGTGCAGTCCGACTACGGCATGACCCTGATCCTCGCCACCCACGAGGCGGCGGTCGCGGCCCAGTGCTCGCGACTGGTCAGCCTGCGCGACGGCGCCGTCGTCGCCGACCACGCGCTCTGGGATCCGCAGCCCGAAGAGACGCTGCGCCGCGCCACCGGCCTCGGCTGA
- a CDS encoding helix-turn-helix transcriptional regulator: MPLQHAVLALLADGPSYGYELKANFEKAVGPQWGGLNIGHVYQILDRLHRDGMVSSHTVPQDSRPDRTVYLITSAGRSDLDEWLATPTTRTSGYRDDFILKVLAAGRRGPDAIREVCRIQHDSRLAELQTLRTSRRTHQHDALAALTIEAAILHTQADIKLIEAVEARADEPAMPISQAPGAQAKDSAEQNGSARHAS; encoded by the coding sequence GTGCCGCTTCAGCATGCCGTTCTCGCCCTGCTGGCCGACGGACCCAGCTACGGGTATGAGCTCAAGGCGAATTTCGAGAAGGCCGTCGGACCCCAGTGGGGCGGGCTGAACATCGGCCACGTCTACCAGATCCTCGATCGACTGCATCGCGACGGCATGGTCAGTTCGCATACCGTGCCACAGGACTCGCGGCCCGACCGGACGGTCTATCTCATCACCTCGGCCGGGCGCAGCGACCTCGACGAGTGGCTGGCGACGCCGACCACGCGCACGTCGGGCTATCGCGACGACTTCATCCTCAAGGTGCTCGCCGCCGGCCGCCGCGGACCCGACGCCATCCGCGAGGTCTGCCGCATCCAGCACGACTCCCGGCTGGCCGAGCTGCAGACGCTGCGCACCAGCAGGCGCACGCACCAGCACGACGCGCTCGCCGCGCTGACCATCGAGGCGGCCATCCTGCACACCCAGGCCGACATCAAGCTGATCGAGGCGGTCGAGGCGCGCGCCGACGAGCCGGCCATGCCCATCTCGCAGGCTCCGGGCGCCCAGGCCAAGGACTCCGCCGAGCAGAACGGCAGCGCCCGGCACGCGTCGTGA
- a CDS encoding ABC transporter substrate-binding protein: MLIFGARERSRPGPRRRALAGGTILVALTGVAAACSAITEGDEPTAGGTLYYLSDRLNFPLDQQGLYLAEDVAFTTAFLQRTLTAYSYDADPTAVELVSDLATDTGSPNGDATQWSFTLRDGLTFEDGSALTCADVKFGVSRAFNPEFILANGLPRAVRLLDVPLGPDGNPAYAGPYAPDPGDVAAFDRAVSCSGDDRTVTFRLARPAGDFGHAVTALAFGPVPEDTPDGAGYGSAPLSSGPYRIDAASAERLTLVRNDAWDRDTDPLRPAYPDRVEVELGVEPVDLDERMRVDEGDDRAAVARASDPEAAPAPLSSDDEDRLIAGQGLGVRYLAVNTTRVPLAEHRRAIAAAVDRAGLHEALGGDDAGAPAAGLLPPGIASDEVASAGPADPPAGDPEAARALLDDAGEPMPPLSFAYLDTPENHAAAAVLQESLDAAGIALATVPLGPADYYPAIQDPGSPHALMLGSWAPPWMDGSTVADLLTPAGGPANLSRYDDPGFTADAEAAAGEIDDDARAAAWSELDARAVADAVVVPLRFDRQRGLVGSQVRGAMAWAPYGSLAFGALWLEPPE, translated from the coding sequence GTGTTGATCTTCGGTGCCCGCGAGCGGTCGCGCCCCGGGCCCCGTCGCCGAGCCCTGGCCGGCGGCACGATCCTGGTCGCGCTGACGGGCGTGGCGGCGGCCTGTTCGGCCATCACCGAGGGCGACGAGCCCACCGCCGGCGGCACGCTGTACTACCTGAGCGACCGGTTGAACTTCCCGCTCGACCAGCAGGGCCTGTACCTCGCCGAGGACGTCGCGTTCACGACGGCGTTCCTGCAGCGGACCCTGACGGCCTACTCCTACGACGCCGACCCCACCGCCGTCGAGCTGGTGTCCGACCTCGCCACCGACACCGGCAGCCCGAACGGCGACGCGACGCAGTGGTCCTTCACCCTGCGCGACGGTCTCACCTTCGAGGACGGCTCCGCGCTCACCTGCGCCGACGTCAAGTTCGGCGTGTCGAGGGCGTTCAACCCGGAGTTCATCCTGGCCAACGGCCTGCCGCGGGCGGTCCGGCTGCTCGACGTCCCGCTGGGGCCCGACGGCAACCCCGCCTACGCCGGACCGTACGCGCCCGACCCCGGCGACGTCGCCGCGTTCGACCGCGCCGTCAGCTGCTCCGGCGACGACCGCACGGTCACCTTCCGGCTCGCCCGGCCGGCGGGCGACTTCGGGCACGCCGTCACCGCGCTCGCGTTCGGACCGGTCCCGGAGGACACCCCGGACGGCGCCGGGTACGGCAGCGCGCCGCTGTCGTCCGGCCCGTACCGCATCGACGCCGCGTCGGCCGAGCGGCTCACCCTGGTCCGCAACGACGCGTGGGACCGCGACACCGACCCGCTGCGCCCGGCCTACCCCGACCGGGTCGAGGTCGAACTGGGCGTCGAGCCCGTTGACCTCGACGAGCGGATGCGCGTCGACGAGGGCGACGACCGGGCCGCCGTGGCCCGCGCCTCGGACCCGGAGGCCGCGCCGGCACCGCTCTCCTCCGACGACGAGGACCGCCTGATCGCCGGGCAGGGACTGGGCGTGCGCTACCTGGCCGTCAACACCACCCGGGTGCCGCTGGCCGAGCACCGCCGGGCCATCGCGGCCGCCGTCGACCGTGCCGGTCTGCACGAGGCGCTCGGCGGCGACGACGCCGGCGCACCCGCCGCCGGGCTGCTGCCGCCCGGGATCGCCTCCGACGAGGTGGCGTCGGCCGGGCCCGCGGACCCGCCGGCGGGCGACCCGGAGGCCGCCCGCGCGCTGCTGGACGATGCGGGCGAGCCGATGCCACCGTTGAGCTTCGCCTACCTCGACACCCCCGAGAACCACGCGGCGGCCGCCGTCCTGCAGGAGTCGCTGGACGCGGCCGGGATCGCGCTGGCGACGGTGCCGCTGGGGCCGGCCGACTACTACCCGGCGATCCAGGACCCCGGCAGCCCGCACGCGCTGATGCTCGGCAGCTGGGCGCCGCCCTGGATGGACGGCTCCACCGTCGCCGACCTGCTGACCCCGGCGGGCGGGCCGGCCAACCTGTCCCGCTACGACGACCCCGGCTTCACCGCCGACGCCGAGGCGGCCGCCGGCGAGATCGACGACGACGCCCGGGCCGCGGCCTGGTCGGAGCTGGACGCCCGCGCCGTCGCCGACGCCGTCGTGGTGCCGCTGCGGTTCGACCGGCAGCGGGGGCTGGTGGGGTCGCAGGTGCGCGGCGCGATGGCCTGGGCGCCGTACGGGTCGCTCGCGTTCGGGGCGCTCTGGCTGGAACCGCCGGAGTAA
- a CDS encoding response regulator, translating into MRVVLAEDSLLLREGLVRLLGEAGADVVDAVGDGDTLVLSVQEHRPDVAIVDVRMPPTFTDEGLRAALAARSAVPGTGVLVLSQYVEESYAGDLLADGAGGVGYLLKDRVSALADLSDALERVASGGTVLDPEVVAQLFARRRRDPLQTLTAREREVLALMAEGRTNVAIARLLVVTQGAVEKHISSILTKLDLPPSDDDHRRVLAVLAWLRAEH; encoded by the coding sequence GTGCGCGTCGTACTTGCCGAGGATTCCCTGCTGCTGCGAGAAGGCCTGGTGCGTCTGCTGGGCGAGGCCGGAGCCGACGTGGTCGACGCCGTCGGCGACGGCGACACGCTGGTGCTGTCGGTGCAGGAGCACCGCCCCGATGTCGCGATCGTCGACGTCCGCATGCCGCCGACCTTCACCGACGAGGGACTGCGGGCGGCGCTGGCGGCCCGCTCGGCGGTGCCCGGGACCGGCGTGCTGGTGCTGTCGCAGTACGTCGAGGAGTCCTACGCCGGCGACCTGCTGGCCGACGGCGCGGGCGGCGTGGGCTACCTGCTGAAGGACCGGGTGTCGGCCCTGGCCGACCTCTCCGACGCCCTCGAGCGGGTGGCGTCCGGCGGGACGGTGCTCGACCCCGAGGTGGTGGCGCAGCTGTTCGCCCGGCGTCGCCGCGACCCGCTGCAGACGCTGACGGCGCGCGAGCGCGAGGTGCTGGCGCTCATGGCCGAGGGCCGCACCAACGTCGCGATCGCCCGCCTGCTGGTGGTCACCCAGGGCGCGGTCGAGAAGCACATCTCGTCGATCCTCACCAAGCTCGACCTCCCGCCGTCCGACGACGACCATCGGCGGGTGCTGGCGGTGCTGGCGTGGCTGCGCGCGGAACACTGA
- a CDS encoding amino acid-binding protein → MASAVGAAGGDIVGVDVVEHRGDGFVVDDFLVDLPGGRLPDSLVTACRSVADVTVEFIGHYSPGASLHRDLEAVEAMTDEPDRAEEILVDLIPGIFRSGWGLLLPASGSTLKVQRASGGAPEDDGYDAPWLPLTEPARITIGPEAPEPWQDVVAVGVPVDDTGQAIVFGRDGGPRILDSELARLAHLVALAQTIRRTAPES, encoded by the coding sequence GTGGCGTCCGCGGTCGGCGCCGCCGGCGGTGACATCGTCGGCGTCGACGTCGTCGAGCACCGCGGCGACGGTTTCGTCGTCGACGACTTCCTCGTCGACCTCCCCGGCGGACGGCTGCCCGACTCCTTGGTGACGGCCTGCCGCTCGGTCGCCGACGTGACGGTCGAGTTCATCGGCCACTACTCCCCCGGCGCCAGCCTGCACCGCGACCTCGAGGCCGTCGAGGCCATGACCGACGAGCCCGACCGCGCCGAGGAGATCCTGGTCGACCTCATCCCCGGCATCTTCCGCTCCGGCTGGGGCCTGCTGCTGCCCGCCTCGGGCTCGACGCTGAAGGTCCAGCGGGCCAGTGGTGGCGCCCCCGAGGACGACGGCTACGACGCGCCCTGGCTCCCGCTGACCGAGCCCGCCCGCATCACCATCGGCCCCGAGGCCCCCGAGCCCTGGCAGGACGTCGTCGCCGTCGGTGTCCCGGTCGACGACACCGGCCAGGCCATCGTCTTCGGCCGCGACGGCGGGCCGCGCATCCTCGACTCCGAACTGGCCCGGCTGGCCCACCTGGTGGCACTGGCCCAGACGATCCGCCGGACCGCCCCGGAGAGTTAG